GCTCCAAACTCAAAACCATTAAAGCCTATTTGACCCAAAAACTCATACTTTTCGTTGTTTCCGCTACGCATCTTCAAGTCAAATGCACCCGAAATGGCATTACCATACTCTGCCGAAAATGCCCCTGAAATAAAGTCGGAGTTTTCCAAAAGGTTACTGTTAAGCATACAAACAGGCCCACCTGTGGTTCCAGTTGCTCCCCAATGGTTAGGGTTAGGAATATCAACACCCTCAAGCCGCCAAAGCAACCCCATGGGGCTATTACCCCTGATTATAATATCGTTACGGGAATCGTCAACGCCCAAAACACCAGCATAGTTTGCAGCCATACGAGCTACATCGGCTCGGCTACCGGCGTAACGCTCAGTTTCCTCAACTGTAAAACTCCTTGCACTAACCAGCGAAAACCTGTTTACTGGTTTTTCCTTTTGCGCATCGGCTTTCACAACCACTTCACCCAATGGAATGGCAAGCTCATCAAGCTGAACATTTACAACTAGTTCCTTTCCACTGGTTAAATTCAAGTTGGATATAACTGCATCGGCATATCCAATATACGAAACCTTAAGGCTAAGCCTTCCAATAGGGATATTGTCAAACCTGAACCTCCCAATTTCATTGGTAATGGTACCCAGTACCGGTGTGGTATTGAGAATTACCACTGTTGCACCAGGCAGTGTTAAACCTGTATTTTTATCGGTTACTTCACCACGAACAGTTTGAGTTAGCTCTTGAGCATTGATATGGCTAGCAAGAATAAAAAAACATATGCCGATTAAATATCTACTTTTCATTGAAAAATTATTTGGAAAACAATGCTTTGTATTTTCAAAATTCATACCAAATAAAAGATTGACTTATAGTAATTTATATTAGCCTAAAAAAGTTATTAACATTTCTTTAAAAAGGAGAAATTATTGTTGACTTTGTTTTGTAATGAAATTAACTTGTGCAAGTTAACTCAAAAACAAATAACCATGAGAAAAATTTTTATTCTATCATTAACATTACTGATTCTTGGAGTTGTTTCCTGTCAAAAGGAAGAAATTACTCCCAGTGTTACCACTGATCAGGATGTAATTGTTTTCAAGAATGGCGATATTATTCCGGGTAAATTTATAGTAGTATTTAAGCCAGACACATTTAAGGCTTCAATAAATCTACCCTTTGAAGAGAGTCAACTTCAGGCACAGAAGTATGTTACATCGTTTATTAGCGATTTTGGAATTCCTGTAAAACAAATTGATCAAGTATATGGAGCAGCCATATCAGGTTTTTCTGCTGAATTAAGCGAACTGCAAGTTAATATGCTTTTAAACGATAAGAGGGTTGCCTACATTGAGCCCGATAGATGGATTGTTCTTGACTATAAGGTTGAAGAAACCAGCGATGCAGCTAAAGCTCAAACTTTTCCCTGGGGAATAACCCGGATTGGAGGTGCCGTTAACTATACCGGAACAAACGTAGCATGGATAATTGATACCGGAATAGACCTTGACCACCCCGACCTAAATGTAAATGTTGCTAAGAGCAAAAACTTTGTACGTACTGCCAAAAGTCCTGATGATGATAATGGACACGGCTCACATGTTGCCGGAACAGTTGGTGCCAAAAACAATGATATTGGTGTAATTGGTGTTGCAGCAGGTGCACCGGTAGTAGCAGTAAAAGTGCTTGACCGCAGGGGTAGCGGAGCATACTCAACCATAATTTCAGGTGTTAACTATGTAGCAAGTGCTGGTGTTGCAGGCGATGTTGCCAACATGAGCCTAGGTGGCCCAATTTACCAAGCACTTGACGATGCCGTTCTTGCAGCTTCAAATAAAGGAATTAAGTTCTGTTTAGCAGCTGGAAACGAAAGCACCGATGCTAATAATAGTTCTCCTGCAAGGGTTAATGGAACTTATATTTATACCATCTCTGCTATGGACAGTGCCGACAAGTTTGCATCGTTTTCTAATTATGGTAATCCTCCCGTTGATTACTGTGCTCCTGGAGTAAGTATTTACTCTACCTATAAGAGCGGTAAGTATGCCACATTGAGTGGAACTTCAATGGCCTCACCTCATGCCTGTGGGGTTGTTTTACTAGGGGCTCCAAAAACCGATGGTTACGTTCTAAACGATCCTGATGGAAAGCCTGATCCAATTATTCACAGGTAAACTGTGATAAATGAAAAAGGGCGCTTGTGCGCCCTTTTTCATTTTTAATATCCTGCTGCCTGCCCATCCTTTCGGGATTCCGAGGCTCCAATATAAACTCCATTTTTTTCATCGAACATAATTGCCTGGTATCCCCCGTAACCATCCAAGCTAAACCCAATTCTGTGTCCCTTGGCCAATAATTTTCTAATTTCCTGGTAATCAAACCCGGATTCAAGGTAAACCGTTCCTCCATCGGTCATTCGTTCGCCAGTGGGCTCTGAACTGCCCTCATGCTGTATACGAGGGGCGTCTCCTGCTTCCTGTAAATTCATTCCAAAGTCTATTAAATTTACAATAATCTGGGCATGCCCTTGGGGTTGCATTCCACCACCCATTATGCCAAAACTAACCCATGGTTTACCATCCTTGGTAATAAAGCCAGGTATTATGGTATGAAACGGCCTTTTGCCGGGAGCATAAACATTTGGGTGTCCCTCCTCCAGGCTGAAAAGTTCTCCCCTATCCTGTAATACAAAACCTAAGCCAGTTGGTGTCATTCCGGAACCCATTCCACGGTAATTACTCTGAATGAGCGAAACCATATTTCCCTCCCTATCGGCAACAGTCAAATAGACTGTATTGCCGGTTTGCAACATGCCCGCATCGTAGGTTCTGGCAGCACGGTTTAAATCGATTAGTTTCACCCTTTCCCTTGCATACTCTTTTGAAATCAATATTTCATAAGGGATTTTAACAAAATCAGGGTCAGCATAGTATCGAGCCCTATCCTCAAATGCAAGTTTTTTAGCCTCAATGAACAGATGCATGTATTCTGCGCTGCCAAACCCCATTGATTTTATATCGAACTGTTCCAGTATGTTTAGAATTTCTAGAGTAGCTATACCCTGGCCATTGGGAGGTAATTCCCACACATCGTAACCCCTATACGACGATGACACAGGCTCAACCCACTCCGACTTATGCATAGCCAAATCGTTGTAGCTTAGGAAGCCGCCGTTACGTTTCATATAATCGTCAATTGCACGAGCAATTGAACCTTTATAAAATTCATCGCGGCCTTTTTGGGCAATAAGTTCGTAGGTATTGGCTAAGTAGGGGTTTCGAAATATTTCACCTTTGGAAGGGGCTTTACCGTTGGGCATGAAAACATCAGCAAAACCCTCGTATTGTTTTAAGCGCACGGCATTGCGCTGCCAGTAGTATGCAATAAGTTCGGAAACCGGAAAACCCTCGCGGGCGTATGAAATGGCAGGAGATAGAATTTTTTGCATAGGCAACCGGCCAAACCTCTTATGCAGCTCAAACCAGCCATCCACACAGCCGGGAACCGATACCGGTAGCGGTCCTAAAGCTGGGATATGAGTGATTCCATTCTTTTTAAAGTATTCCAGGGTTAGCGACATTGGCGAACGACCACTGGCATTAAGGCCATAAAGTTTTTTTGTTTTTGCATCCCATACAATAGCAAATAAATCGCCACCAATTCCACTGCCAGTAGGTTCAACCAATCCTAGCATAGCATTGGCTGCTATAGCAGCATCAACAGCAGTGCCCCCCTGCTTCAGAATATCAATGGCAACCTGTGTTGCCAAGGGCTGGCTTGTACAAGCCATACCATTACGGGCTATAACCTCGGAACGTGTTGCAAAGTTTAACCCAGTCATTCTATCCTGAGAAAACAGGGTTAAGGTTATACCCGTGAGCAATAAAATTGAGCTAAGAATTTTTTTTCCCATATCAAAATGATTTAAAAAAGGCCAACCGTTTTTTTTCGATTGGCCTTTAAATATTAGTAACCGAATATTTGCTCCAATGTTACCTTAGTTACAGGCCCATAAAGTTTTTCCAGTTCCTGGAAATTCATGTCGGCCTCTTTACCTAAAATAATGTAAGTTTTTGGTTTCCCTTTTACGAATTGTTCCTGGAATTTTTTAACATCGTCAAAGGTATAAGTAGGTATTTGTGAATACAGTTTCTTACGAATATCTTCGTTCCAACCCATTCGTTTGGCATTCAGGTAGCTGTAAAGTACTCGCATGTTTCTTATCCGGTTGTTTCGGATATCGGAAATCAAAGCCTCCTTGGAAAGATTGAAGCCTATAGTATTTTCCGGCATAGCGTTGAACAGTTCGTTAAATGCGTTGAAGGCATCAACTACCTTATCGTTTTGAGTTGCAATGTAACTCATGTTTATGAAGTAATCGTCAGGTTTTGAGGGAATGGTGTATCTTGAGCGGGCCGTGTAGGCTAAGCCACGCTTTTCGCGCATTTCTTGGAAAACAATAGCATTCATGCCTCCACCAAAATACTCGTTGTACAAAGTAATAATGGGATAAAGGTTATCGTCGTACTTTTGACCCCTGCTTAAAGTTTGTAGGTACGATTGCTTTGCATCGTAGTGGGCAAAAAGCACTCTATCGGATGTTGTTTCAAGGGGTTCAAACCTTTTATTTTCCGGTGTTGGAATGAATTTTTTGGGTAAACGGTGCTCCTTGCTAAGCATATCCTTTAAATCGTTCGAGGCTAATGGACCATAGTAAAGAATTGTATGGGGGTATGAGCTGAAACTCTTGATTATACCAATTAGATCGTTGGCTTTTAGCTCACTAAGTTCTTTCTCGCTCAGTATAAATTTTTGGGGATTGCTATCTCCATAGGTAGCGTAGCTAACCAATGCTCTAAATACTGCCGATTGGTTACGTTTAGCATCGTTACGGGCTTTTATCTGGTTGGCAATATAGGCCTTTAGGGCTGACTCGTCGGGTTGACAATCGTTAAGTATTGCTTCCATTAGGTTTAAGGCCTTGACGGCATTTTCGCTTAAACCAGAAAGAGTAATGTAAGTATCTTCATCGTTAACATTAATGTTGAAGGTGCATGCCAAACGATAAAACTCCTGGCTAACCTCCTCCGCACTCAATTTTGAGGTTCCCAGTAGCTGTATGTAATCAGCTGCATGGGTCAGTGCCGGATTACTTAAACTACCAAACGGATAGTAGTAAACCAGGTTAAATGTACCATTCTCTGTGTTCTGCTTGTAAAGGACCTCGATATTTTTATTAAGCTTAATTTTGGTAATATCCTTATTATAGTCAATAAACACTGGCTCAACTGGTGTTACCTTAGTTTCCTTTACTTTCTTTAGAAAATCGGATTCAACATCGCGATTAATATGAATTGGAGTAATTGGAGGCTTAGCAACCTTTGCCACATCCTGGGGTTTACCCTGACGTTTATAAACCACAACATAGTTATCCCCCAGGTAATCGTTAGCAAATTTTACAACATCATCCTTGCTAATTTTTTGTAACCGTTCAATGCTATTAACCACATTTTCCCATTCAATACCATTAAGGAAAGCATTCATCATTAACCGGGCACGGCTCGATGCTGATTCAAGAGCTTTCATCCTGTTCAGCTTATAGTTGTTGATTGCTGCCTCAAGCATCCAATCAGGAAACTCTCCCTTTTTCAATAACTCAACCTGTTTTAATAGCAGATCCTTTACCTCGTCCAGTGACTGTCCCTTCTTATTTCGTCCGCCAAGCTGTAGGATTGAATAATCAGTCATCACTCTAGCTGATGCATAAGCCCTAAGTGCAAGCTGTTTTTTATTGATATTTAAATCGATAAGACCCGCTTTAGTGTTATAAAGAATGGAGTTAATAAGCGATAGCATATCGGCATCGGCCGAAGTTGCGCCGGCAAAACGGAATCCAATGGATACGTTCTCAGCCTCCAAGCCAACAACCTCATATTCCTTGGGTTGAATAATTGGCTCCTCAGGAACAATACTAAACTCAGGCAAGGGTTTTGCCTTAAGGGTTCCAAAGTACTTATCCACTATCTTTATTGCCTCGTCGGGGTTAAAATCGCCGGCAAGGATAACTGCCATGTTATTGGGAACATAATACTTGTCAAAGAACTCACGTATATTTTTCATTGAGGGATTCTTGAGGTGTTCAGCCTCACCAAGGGTAGTTTGCTGCCCATAGGGGTGATTGGGGAATAGACCACGCAACAGTGCCTCACCAGCTTTACGGGCATCGTTGGTTAACGACATGTTTTTTTCCTCGTAAACAGTTTCAAGTTCAGTGTGGAAAAGCCTGAGCACCGGATGGCTGAAACGGTTAGCCTGAATCATTGCCCAATTTTCAAGCTGATTGCTTGGAATATTCTCAATGTAAATGGTGTAGTCGTTTGATGTTGCAGCATTTGTCCCTGTTGAGCCAATGGCACTCATAAGTTTGTCGTACTCATTTGGAATGGCAAGCTTTGATGCCTCAAAGGAGATACTATCAATTTTATGGTAAATCGCAGCACGCTTGAGCGAATCGGTTTCGTTACGGTAAACCTCAAACAATTGCTCAATGGTATTGATCATCTCTTTCTCTTTTTCCCAGTTGAGCGTACCAAAATCGGGAGTTCCCTTGAACATCATATGCTCAAAGTAATGGGCTAAACCTGTGGTTTCCTTGGGATCGTTCTTACTCCCCACTCTAACGGCAACAAATGTTTGGATGCGGGGCTCATCCTTGGTTACTGACATTAACACCTTTAACCCGTTATCAAGGGTATAAATTCTTACACCCATTGGGTCGTTTGGAACAGTTTCGTACTTATACTGCTGTGCAAGGGCGTTAGCAGTAAAAACAGTAACTGCAAAGAGCAGTAACTGAATTTTTTTTAGTATTTGTTTCATAGCTTTTGTTGATTTAGGTTTTGATTTTGACTATTAAAAAAATTCAAAGTTTAACACCTCTGTTTTTAAACTTAGAAATTGTATTTTTATCAAAAAAGATATATGTTTATCAAAAAAATTTAAGTCCCATGAAACGTAAGCTAAAGATAAGGCAGAAAATTTTACTCTACATCCTAACGGTAACTGCAATTCTTTACGTTGCCTCCGTAGGTTACATCCTTTGGCAGTCGAGGGCAAATATTTATAGCGATGCCATTGAAAAAACCCAACTAACCGCAAAAGTATCGGCAAAAGAGGTAGGAGCAATATTTGAAAAGGAGTTATCGCTTGTCAGAACCCTTTCTCAGGCCTTTACAGTGTATAAAAATATGCCACATGAACAGTGGAAAAAGCTTTTTCTTGACATGTACATCCCTGTTTTAAGGGAAAACCCTGAAATTTACTCAATATGGGATAGCTGGGAGTACAAATCGTTTGTGCCGGGTTACGATAAGGATTACGGACGGTTTGTTATCACCACTTGGCGTGAGGGGAACGAGATAAAATGGCTATACGATGAGCGTAGCATAAATGGCGATCCTCCTATTTATGGTAAATACAAAAAGCTGGGGCAGGAAGCAATCTGGGAACCTTACGTTGACCAGGTTACTACCGGAAAAGCCGATATTAAACTGATGATTACCTACTACTCCCCCATTTACATCAACAATGCATTCAGCGGGATAGTGGCCAGTGATGTTAGCCTGGAAAGTCTCCAGGAGATGGTATCGAAAATTAAGCCGGTAAAAGGAAGCTTTGCGTACCTAATTTCAAACGAAGGAATAATTGCCGCACATCCTAGCAAAGACTTTATCAATAAAAAAATTGATGAAGCATTCAAAACTGATAACGAAAAAGAAAAGATTGCAGAAAGAATTGCCAAGGGCGAAGAATTCTACTACACAAAAACCGACGAAACAGGCAAACAACTACTTATTTGCCATTCACCAATAATTGCTGGCAAAACAAAAACTCCATGGTCATTAGCCCTATCGGTACCTGTTGATGTAATAATGGCGAATGCCAAGAAAACCCTTTACGTTTCGCTATTTGTTAGCATTGCAGGCTTACTTGTAATGGTGCTGGTATTGCTTTTTGTGTCCGACAACCTAACTAAACCCATAAAGCGCATTACCGATATCCTGAAACGAATGGCCAGGGGCGAAGTATCTGATGAGCTAAAGGTTGACCTCAATACTGGTGATGAAATTGAAGAGATGGCGTTAGCGCTTAACACCACAATTGATGGTATTGGTCATAAAACAACCTTTGCCAACGAGATTGGTAAAGGAAACTATACAACCTACCTAGAGCTACTCAGCGATAAGGATGTGCTTGGAAAATCGTTAATACACATGCGCGACAGCCTTAAAAAGGCAGCTGAAGATGAAGAGAAGCGTAAGGTTGACGATCAAAAACGTTCCTGGGCAAATGAGGGTTACGCAAAATTTGGTGAGATACTCCGCCAAAACAACAACGACCTACAAAAACTTTGCGATAGCGTAATTGCTGCATTGGTAAAGTATGTAGGAGCTAACCAGGGGGGAATTTTCCTTTGGAACGATGAGGACAAAACCAACCAATACTTTGAGCTGGTTTCAGCTTTTGCATGGGATAGGAAAAAGTATTTAACCAAACAAATTGAGAAAGGCGAAGGGCTTGTTGGCGCCTGCGCCATGGAAAAGGAAACCATCTTCATGACCGATGTACCTGACGATTACGTTAACATCACATCAGGTTTGGGCGACGCAAATCCCCGATGCGTGATTCTTGTACCCCTTAAACATGAAGATGAAGTTCTTGGCGTGATTGAAATGGCCTCGTTCAAGGTGCTAGAAAAGCACGAAATTGAATTTATTGAAAAGATTGCAGAAAGCATTGCCTCAACCATCCTTTCGGTTAAAATAAATGCACGTACTAAGATGTTA
This window of the Tenuifilum sp. 4138str genome carries:
- a CDS encoding S8 family serine peptidase; this encodes MRKIFILSLTLLILGVVSCQKEEITPSVTTDQDVIVFKNGDIIPGKFIVVFKPDTFKASINLPFEESQLQAQKYVTSFISDFGIPVKQIDQVYGAAISGFSAELSELQVNMLLNDKRVAYIEPDRWIVLDYKVEETSDAAKAQTFPWGITRIGGAVNYTGTNVAWIIDTGIDLDHPDLNVNVAKSKNFVRTAKSPDDDNGHGSHVAGTVGAKNNDIGVIGVAAGAPVVAVKVLDRRGSGAYSTIISGVNYVASAGVAGDVANMSLGGPIYQALDDAVLAASNKGIKFCLAAGNESTDANNSSPARVNGTYIYTISAMDSADKFASFSNYGNPPVDYCAPGVSIYSTYKSGKYATLSGTSMASPHACGVVLLGAPKTDGYVLNDPDGKPDPIIHR
- the ggt gene encoding gamma-glutamyltransferase, with protein sequence MGKKILSSILLLTGITLTLFSQDRMTGLNFATRSEVIARNGMACTSQPLATQVAIDILKQGGTAVDAAIAANAMLGLVEPTGSGIGGDLFAIVWDAKTKKLYGLNASGRSPMSLTLEYFKKNGITHIPALGPLPVSVPGCVDGWFELHKRFGRLPMQKILSPAISYAREGFPVSELIAYYWQRNAVRLKQYEGFADVFMPNGKAPSKGEIFRNPYLANTYELIAQKGRDEFYKGSIARAIDDYMKRNGGFLSYNDLAMHKSEWVEPVSSSYRGYDVWELPPNGQGIATLEILNILEQFDIKSMGFGSAEYMHLFIEAKKLAFEDRARYYADPDFVKIPYEILISKEYARERVKLIDLNRAARTYDAGMLQTGNTVYLTVADREGNMVSLIQSNYRGMGSGMTPTGLGFVLQDRGELFSLEEGHPNVYAPGKRPFHTIIPGFITKDGKPWVSFGIMGGGMQPQGHAQIIVNLIDFGMNLQEAGDAPRIQHEGSSEPTGERMTDGGTVYLESGFDYQEIRKLLAKGHRIGFSLDGYGGYQAIMFDEKNGVYIGASESRKDGQAAGY
- a CDS encoding M16 family metallopeptidase, whose protein sequence is MKQILKKIQLLLFAVTVFTANALAQQYKYETVPNDPMGVRIYTLDNGLKVLMSVTKDEPRIQTFVAVRVGSKNDPKETTGLAHYFEHMMFKGTPDFGTLNWEKEKEMINTIEQLFEVYRNETDSLKRAAIYHKIDSISFEASKLAIPNEYDKLMSAIGSTGTNAATSNDYTIYIENIPSNQLENWAMIQANRFSHPVLRLFHTELETVYEEKNMSLTNDARKAGEALLRGLFPNHPYGQQTTLGEAEHLKNPSMKNIREFFDKYYVPNNMAVILAGDFNPDEAIKIVDKYFGTLKAKPLPEFSIVPEEPIIQPKEYEVVGLEAENVSIGFRFAGATSADADMLSLINSILYNTKAGLIDLNINKKQLALRAYASARVMTDYSILQLGGRNKKGQSLDEVKDLLLKQVELLKKGEFPDWMLEAAINNYKLNRMKALESASSRARLMMNAFLNGIEWENVVNSIERLQKISKDDVVKFANDYLGDNYVVVYKRQGKPQDVAKVAKPPITPIHINRDVESDFLKKVKETKVTPVEPVFIDYNKDITKIKLNKNIEVLYKQNTENGTFNLVYYYPFGSLSNPALTHAADYIQLLGTSKLSAEEVSQEFYRLACTFNINVNDEDTYITLSGLSENAVKALNLMEAILNDCQPDESALKAYIANQIKARNDAKRNQSAVFRALVSYATYGDSNPQKFILSEKELSELKANDLIGIIKSFSSYPHTILYYGPLASNDLKDMLSKEHRLPKKFIPTPENKRFEPLETTSDRVLFAHYDAKQSYLQTLSRGQKYDDNLYPIITLYNEYFGGGMNAIVFQEMREKRGLAYTARSRYTIPSKPDDYFINMSYIATQNDKVVDAFNAFNELFNAMPENTIGFNLSKEALISDIRNNRIRNMRVLYSYLNAKRMGWNEDIRKKLYSQIPTYTFDDVKKFQEQFVKGKPKTYIILGKEADMNFQELEKLYGPVTKVTLEQIFGY
- a CDS encoding GAF domain-containing protein → MKRKLKIRQKILLYILTVTAILYVASVGYILWQSRANIYSDAIEKTQLTAKVSAKEVGAIFEKELSLVRTLSQAFTVYKNMPHEQWKKLFLDMYIPVLRENPEIYSIWDSWEYKSFVPGYDKDYGRFVITTWREGNEIKWLYDERSINGDPPIYGKYKKLGQEAIWEPYVDQVTTGKADIKLMITYYSPIYINNAFSGIVASDVSLESLQEMVSKIKPVKGSFAYLISNEGIIAAHPSKDFINKKIDEAFKTDNEKEKIAERIAKGEEFYYTKTDETGKQLLICHSPIIAGKTKTPWSLALSVPVDVIMANAKKTLYVSLFVSIAGLLVMVLVLLFVSDNLTKPIKRITDILKRMARGEVSDELKVDLNTGDEIEEMALALNTTIDGIGHKTTFANEIGKGNYTTYLELLSDKDVLGKSLIHMRDSLKKAAEDEEKRKVDDQKRSWANEGYAKFGEILRQNNNDLQKLCDSVIAALVKYVGANQGGIFLWNDEDKTNQYFELVSAFAWDRKKYLTKQIEKGEGLVGACAMEKETIFMTDVPDDYVNITSGLGDANPRCVILVPLKHEDEVLGVIEMASFKVLEKHEIEFIEKIAESIASTILSVKINARTKMLLEQSQMQAEEMKAQEEEMRQNMEELQATQEEVERKSAEIEEFIKSIQSSAYVIEYDLNGNILNVNDSFIQFVGVPREQLIGSHHSDNLELSDVQKKEYGTFWDNLKAGISKKVKSTITWKGKTYHFLETYIPVKDSEGRVYKIMKLAFEDGEFK